The nucleotide window CTTTGTGATTATCGTTATTcaataaaaaggagaaaaatggaTTTTTCGTTCCTATAAAATGATCAGAAATCAGTTTATGTTCTTCCAAAAAACATGTCTGGTTTTGATTTCTCAAAATACAAAACATGTGTATGACTTAATGTTGACGTGACTAGCAATGTTTCACATTGTCATTATAGATGTTGTCACGACCAGCAAAGTTCCACATTGTTAATATAACATTATTCATAGTTAAGTCTCTCTAAAGATTTTAGATGAAGGAACCATGAAAGTTGGGAGACAATGGGCATTTCGTGAAGGCTTCCTATAAATACTAAAGTCACTTTTGCACAGGATAACAAATTGCTAATACtgtcttttgaatttctttAGCTCTTTTTGCAAGTCTTGTGCGTTAATGTAACCCTCCTCGTCTTTCATGCCACTACTTCCTCCTTCCATTACGTGGATGTCTCTTTCGCCTGTGTGACGGTTGACTGAATatgatgtcatttttttttcttttatctcttcaaACCCCCTACAACAACCTTTTTATCTCTTTATAAATATCAACTCGTCTTCTTTAGTGACTACCACACCCTAGACTTGGCCACCTTCATTTTCTTactcattttttctcttttgaatCTAGAGAAGAAACTTAAGAGAAAGAAGGTCGATGCATCATTGACTTTTGGATCGAAGAATGACCCCTTCAATCCTAATGAAtaagagagaaacaaaaaaaatctaaaagaaaggaaaatgaagtttccaagaaaatcaaacaccttttttttttctctgcctaataagaaaaaaaaaaattgaagttgcggatttcagatttcttttttcttatttgatttgctTTGGTTGgaatatgaagaagaaacaaatgtGTTGGAAGAGGACAAGTAGAGGTGAATGAATACGCAAATatgtttagtgtttattttaagtgaaatattaGTGGATGTTAAAAGTTGTTACCATTTTAActagaagaaaagagatacttcatgtttttctaaattttttaaaaaataaaaaaataaaagttaaatgtggttaataaaaaaataataatataaaagtagtgGCAAGTTAATATAAGttagaagaaaatattaaaatttaagaaatgatttaaggataaaattattcaataaaatgtgTATACCAAATAAAGTAATTCTCATTATTTATAGTTATAGATTACTtgtgtgaaaataattttggatttgATGTATTGTTTTGTGGTCATTATTAACAATGTTTGATCTAAAAGTCAaattctcttcattttttatttttttaatttgataattatatttagtttcttatatatattttttggcttTCGCAAGATCATAAATTTTCTCTATGATTGTTATTCTTCCTACTTTGTACTATGACTTCTTTTTACTCTTCTAACATTTTtcatcttgtattttttttatcttatatgttattttttttaattgggtcCTATAAATTAGAAaggaagaaataataaaatacttaaaataactttaaataaataaaagaaattggtTTCTTTTggtaatattttattagatttataatttctatttttgttaatgatacatttatatttaattaacttttctAAGTATTTATCGTATCTTATTCATTTAATCCAGTATTTTTTAAGAACTTTTAATGTGTTACTCAAGTATCtatctttgaaatattttatctaacatttcttttcacttaatttaaatgatttttttttttactttcttctccTTTGGTTACTGGTCTTTgactattttaataattatgtgtTAGTTACACTTGTTGATTAATATCTCTTATGCTgaatacaatttatatattttttttttcataagaaaatattagttatatattgaatttttttataaatgtcatgcatctaaaatttttaaaaaaaatttaggccatgattttttttttttatattggttcccCTTATCTAAAATTCTTGGTTCCACCCGTAAGATTGGAGGGGTGGAGGaagatggattttttttttatgttgcttggctgagaaaaaaaaaattcagaaaaatgGGATAGACTTatactatttataatatatttttactcatttctctatctcttttcatctcttatctatttattttaaactaaatatttttattttcacattatttcttatttatctcTTCTTTAGGTACCAAaccaataaataatatattgagatggaTAAAATTAAGGAGATTTATATATCTCAAATATTGATCTAccaagttttaaaatttgaatttagattattttcttaaaaataaaacacatcGTTAATTAAATATGGtattttagtaatttaaattcaaattaaatctaatttaagtagtaaaaattaaaaaaaaaagaagttactcaatataaaaaatattgcgtaatttaaaaaaaaagaatatttccttttttattttaaagcaaaaaaatactcatttattttaaagataaataatataaatagactttcaagaaagaaatagaaatatatcaactcaagaaaaagaaagaggcaaattaaaattaattagtttaattagtttttttatcagtattagTTTAATTGAGAGGGTGGACAAttggggagaaaaaaaaaaaagaaggatctCGCAAAACGCGTGAAATCCAGCAATAATTGATAAGATCGCCGCCTCATGGTTTGAAAGgcgttattttatttaagtcggTGACGCCTCAGTCGAATcccacacaaaacaaacaaacgcGTCAACGAAGGCGGCTTCTCTCGTCTCGTCTCTGCTTTTCTCCTTTCGCTTTCGCTTTTCGTGTCGCCGCCGGTAAGGCAATTCGATACCTCTGAACCCTAACCAGACGCAGCCACCGTTTTGGGTTTCCATCCCCCTCTCATACTTTGCCTGATTGCTTTCATGTTTcgtttctctcttttcatttcaatttttatacgGTTCGCCGTTGATTGTATCGagcaaaaaagtaaagaaaattataattgatttttgtcttgtggtttttttattgattgattagGGTTGTGTGaatcattgaaaaaaatattgaatccTCCGTTCTGATTTTTTTGGAGGGTTAGGGTTTGGAAATTTGGGGATTTTTTAGGGTTTGGGTTTGATATACGTTTCTCTTCGATTCTTAATTGCTTATTGAGAGGACTTGTGCTTGTGCTTGTCAATCACATGGCGGCAGGGCGAAAAAGTGTTTCCCTGAGAAGAGAATTTTGCAAATATGGTTCCACCAAGGGGTTTGATCACCATACGAATGGTTCTTTCGGCGTGGAAGTGGGTGGTTCTCGCAACCATCACTTCGCTTGTTCAGGAGAGACGCGGTTCCATGTTGAAAAAGAGGAAGGTGAGATTTGTGTTGAACACGAGCTTGCCCCTGTGGTGCCACCGccagagaagagaagaaagttTTCTCCAATCATATGGGACCTAgcagagaaggaagaaagagtcTCTTCAAAGAGTGGGATCTTGCAGATTGCTGCTCTGTCTCCTCCTTGTCCATTTCTATCTAGCAGTCCTGGAGCCAATGGTGTTGATTGTGGGGATGTTATGGAGGAGCCTTTGACAGATTCGGGAAGCTACCCACACGATTTGGAGGAAGACAAAGATGTGCAAGGATGGACAATCACAAAGTCAAGATGGGCTTGTGATGTTCGTCCCTCACCAAGAGGTGCTGATGATGAACAGAAGCACGGCAAAGTGAGCTCCAGTCCTGAAATTGGTGAATTCCATGGCGGTGGAACTTCAGAGAGCACAATCACTAGATCATCAGGAAGTAGTGGTAGAGATCATTATTTGGGTGCTTCTTCTGATGACACTGATTCTGAAAAGGACTTCCTTATGGACTCCATGGTCAATGTTGAGGAACAAAGTGATGATGGTGATTCTCCATCAGATTCTGATGAGTGTGGTGGATTGATGCATGTGCTGAGAAACATAAACATGCTTCAGAGTTGCAGAAGTGTGTGTGAGTTTGAgatgattaagaaaataaacgaAGGAACTTATGGTGTTGTCTACAAGGCTAGGGATAAGAAGACTGGAGAACTAGTAGCATTGAAGAAGGTGAAGATGAACATAGAGAGGGATGGATTTCCAATGTCATCCTTGAGAGAAATAAACATTCTCTTGTCTTTTAATCATCCCTCCATTGTGAATGTTAAAGAAGTAGTTGTTGATGATTTTGATGGTACTTTTATGGTAATGGAGCACATGGAGTATGACCTGAAGGGGCTGATGGAGGTTAAGAAGCATCCCTTTAGCATGAGTGAAATTAAATCCTTGGTACGGCAACTTCTTGAAGGTGTCAAGTATCTCCATGATAATTGGGTTATCCATAGGGACTTGAAATCATCAAACATCCTGCTGAACCATGATGGGGAGCTTAAAATATGCGACTTTGGGTTGTCAAGGCAGTATGGAAGCCCGCTGAAGCCATATACTCCTGTTGTGGTTACACTATGGTACAGGTGAGTAGCATTATAGtacttttttagttttcattGAAGTTATCTCTAGATGTATCTGGCTTGTGATTTTTCAATCATATTGGTAGAGAAATGTATATGTCACAACTCATTATTGTTGTATTGGTTTGTGCAGAGCACCTGAACTTTTGCTGGGTGCTAAAGAATACTCAACTGCAATTGACATGTGGTCAGTGGGTTGCATAATGGCTGAATTAATTGCCAAGGAACCTCTGTTCAGGGGTAAAAGTGAACTTGAACAACTTGATAAGGTTATTATTACTAAAATCACTTGGTTTTTCTTCACATCCTCTATTTATGAGAGCTCTGCTATTCTAGTAAATAACTTATTTGTTTGTCAAATGTCTGCAGATTTTTCGAACCCTGGGTACGCCTGATGAGAAAATTTGGCCAGGATTATCCAAATTACCTGGGGCTAAAGCAAATTTTGTTAAGCAACTGTAAGCATgccttctctctttttcttcttgataAGAATTCTCTGTTATGTTTTATAAAGCAGTTACACTTTGCAACTGTTTGACTGTGAGTTATTGATTTCAGGTTTAATACACTAAGGAAGAAGTTTCCAGCTGCGTCGTTTATTGGTTTGCCAGTTTTATCTGAGCTTGGATTTGACTTGTTGCAGCAGCTGCTAACTTATGACCCTGAAAAGGTAGATATAATTCATTGAATAAATTCTTATTTGTTTTCTGTGACATGAAACTCGAATTTAAACTGTTTTACTTCTTGCAGAGGATAACAGCAGAAGATGCTCTCCTTCATGATTGGTTCCATGAAGCCCCTCTTCCCAAATCTGATTTCAAGCCAATTTTTCCTTCTTGGCAGTGATAGGACAGGTACTCTTGCTGGATGCATGAAATACCAAGAACAATGCTATTTTTACTGTCATTATTTCCAACTTTGTCTTCCTTGTTGATGATCATATACAAAGAATGATATATGATTGCAAGGAACAGGGTAATGGACTTCATTAGGCTCTTGTTTGTTATAAATTAGATTAGAAGCAGCAAATTGATGTATAGATCTGAGAAGGTATGACATTACccgacttttttttcctttactaAAACAAATGTATCCTCTCTTGTGCTGGTGAAAATCATGTACATACATTTCAGGACTATTTAGTAATAGATGATGGATTTTTGCTCTGGTATGTTGTTTTCCTTCCTGTACCATCTATTTCCATTTACAATGGTTTGTTCCTATCCTTTTAGCTGCCCCATTAAATTGGGGGCTATCAAGACTTGTTCTTTTTTCTCCTACATTTAATCTTTACAACAGGAAATGCTCCTGAAAATTTTGGCTTCATTGATGCACAAGCATTGGTAGCTGTTGGATgtgtagaaaaataaatcaattgcAAGGAATATTCATTTTGAGCATGGTCAGCAGGTAATGATGTTAGGtttctcaatttgaaagtggttCCCTGAAATAAAATGATAGTGTTGTTGGCTTTTATTAATAATGTCTCTTTTTTCACACTTCCATATTATGTtgctcaacaaaataaaaggatCTAAATTCTTTTTTACTGTACAAGTTCAATTTGAAACTTTTGATATACAGTAACTGTCAGCAAGATAACGTGATGTAATCTTCATGGTTATGCTATCGagttttgttccttttttgcctacatttaatttttacaccAGGAAATgctcttttaaaaattttgggTGCATTGATGTGCCAAGCATTGATAGTTGTTGGACttgtagaaaaataaatcaattgcAAGCAATActcattttcaacatggtcAACAGGTAAACAATCGTaggtttttcattttgaaaGTTGGTCCTTGAAATAAAATGATGTATGCCCCTTTACCgaaatatgaatttttaaattaaccaGAGGTGGAATTATGAGTTTAGGCAGTGGATTGCATGTTGAACTATGGTGAAGCAGGGTTTAGAAGCTTGTGGAGCTGCTGAGAAAAGAGACACAGGCTGTTACATAGATGGCGAAGTCCACCAAGGGTGCTGAAGTGAAATTTGCGCTCAATTTGTGCCTTCTTAACACTGCAATTGGTGTAATAATTTGATGAAGTTCAAGGGAAGTAGCCTCTTGTAATGAggagatttttgttttttgtattgAAAATCCTGTGGTGATGAATAATTTATATCCCTTAATTACAGTGGGGTCTTGTGGAGGCTGGTGAAGAAATATTGAAGCTATGGAGTACTATTTTGTTCGTTTGAACAAGACGTATATGATTTGATTTGTGTATAATTCTAATAATTCAGAATCCAACAGAAATCTACCATCCCCCCATGGATAACCTAAAACATACCCAAGTAGTGAACCTTGCAAGCGCTGAGCACTACGTAGCTGATATTTGATGTTAGCTATCCAGCACTTGGGTTTCAGTTAAAAGGTTTGCAATCAGTTCTCAAGCACTGGTTGTCAAACAAagggattttatttttattcgcTATAAAATTAGTATGTCTTTTACACTCTTTGCATGTAGTGTCTTGTATAACGTCATTTTTGTGTGCAAAATGTAAAGTGATGGATGGCTAAAATTCATTGGTCTTTGTAACGAATGTTCAACTTGCCAGTCGAACTCATTGTCAGGGAGAAGCTAATTATtccaaaaattacaattttcagGTTACTTATACAGAATCTTCATGAATTATTTAGTATCTCGTTAGAACTTTGTTCATAATGCATTTttatcaggaaaaaaaattataatatttacctTAAAGTCACTTGTTtaagttaaaaacatttatatttgaaaattttaaaattttaaattaaaaatatagtaaaacttattattcaattaatatcaaacatatatagaaataaaataatgaaacacaGACCAAACAATTATTTCTTACAAATTTTCATTTCACACCTTCAAAAGCAGCACAAATGCTTCCCAACAATAAGTAGCTCAAATTTTGCCAACTAGTTCATGAAATCAAAAGTTTCACGGGTGCGTAAACACCTGCGAATGTCGAGTGGAAATTCAtgcagaaaaaagaaagagaccaaaattcaaaataaatagacTTTTTGATTCATCAAAGTTGGTCTTCGAATGTGGGTTTGAGAACAGCCGGCATTTGCAGTAAAGCTGAAAGGTAAGCGGATTTCAGAgtatattaaaatacaaattggcAACGAAAAGTTTTCCTGTAGCGAAAAAAGAACAATTGCAGTTCGAGCCCCAGGATCGAAGGGTGATCTCCATTTAAGACAGCACTTTCTCCACTTCAACTGTCACCTCTTTGGGTGGTTTCTCAGCATGAAGATTAGCAACAAGGCCCTTCTTTGAATAGTAATCAATAACCTGCATGTTCAATGCACAAACATTCATTCAAGGCCAcgaaattacaaagaaaattcTAAAAACAAAACAGGTAAACCATCAAAACACACAAAGAACTGATGAGGATAGAAATTTGCCGAAATGGTGagagaatttaaataaacattCAACCAAACCAAGATTACATCACGTTATCTTGTTGACAGTTACTCTGTTACGAAAGTTTCAAATTGAACATgtttagtaaaaaaagaatttagatCCTCTCATTTCGTTGAGAACCATAATATGGAGGTGTTAAAAAAGAGACATTTTTAATCAAACAAGGATATCATAACTAGTTGGCTATACTTATATGATTCTAATTAGATTTAATCAAAATTGTGTCTGTCTCAAACAAGACCATATCATGTTACTCAACATAAGAGAATCCAAATCCATTAgtaaaaagaattcaaaatcaTACCGGTTCGGTTTGCTTGTGAAATGCCTCCAGTCTTGACTTAAGAACAGCCGCAGTGTCATCCTTGCGCTGGATAAGTGGTTCACCAGTAACCTGAGGAAAACAAATTCGACAATGAAAGTGTTAAGGGCTAGTGTTTCCTTAAGCTGCCATAACAAAGCTTGTGGCATGTCCTAACCTTTAAAATTGGGCAACCTCCACTTCTCCTAAACTTTCTATTCATCAAAAATGggaaaggagaaaaataaaaagaaacaattttttttttatagattatcATTACTGCCAGCAATTAAATTCAGCAGTGCCctaaaatcaaattcatttcCCAATAAAACATCTTAACAAAAAAGTGTGGCAcctcattatatttattaaaaaagaactagGTTTTAATTCAACCCCAAATACTAACTCAAGGGGGGAGGACAGCCCAAGTCTTATTAAGAGTATTATAGCCATATTCTTAGCCAACATGGGACACCTTAACATCCCCCTCTCACACCCAAGACTAGACAGGAGCTTTAAGCGTGTATCACTACACGTCTGTGAGTGGCCAAACATCCAGACTATTCATAGGCTTTCATACCATattaaaaaggaattttgccTAACTCAATCTCAAGAGCTCATTCTAGGGTGGAGAATTCCCCAAGTCTTGTAAAAAGTGCACAGCTATATTCCTAGTCAATGTTGGACATCTTAACAATATTCAAGTTTGAATAATACTTAAAGATTTTACAGAACTCTCATAAATGCTAAAGCACCTATAAGTAGAAGTCATGTTTAAGCAACTATCATTATGCAGGATTTAAATAAAGATGCAGACTTACATCATCAACACCAAGAACCTTTGGAGGGGAAAATTTTGTATGGTAAGTTCTGCCACTGGATGGGTGTATCCAGCGACCAGTAATTCGCTCCTCAAGGATTGCATCATCAATTGCAAAATTGAGCACCTTATCAACTTTAACTCCTTGTTTTTGCAGCATCTCATCAAGctgcaaataaagaaaaaacagatTCAAAAGATGTAGATGAACAGCATGTAAAACAGTGCATATAATCAAGTAATTCTGTTTTTATATATGCACAAGCCCAATATTTCAAACAAAAGAAACACACTTAGTAAGTCAGATGTCAAAAACAATGTCATACCTTCTGTGCTTGGACCACAGTTCTTGGAAAACCATCAAGAATGAAACCTTTCTGACATGATGGTTTCTTCATTGCTTCATCTATAATGCCAACAACCAAGTCATCAGAAACAAGTTCTCCCTGAAAAATTGTAACACTATCATGTTAGCAATCTCTCAAGGTAAATGCTCAGTTGAGATTATATACAAACAGGCCTTACCTTATCCATAGCTTCTTTAGCCTTGACACCAAGAGGGGTCTTAGCTGCTACAGCTGCTCTTAACATATCACCAGTAGCTAAGTGGCATAAGCAGTACTCATCTTTTATGATTGGTGACTGGGTGCCTTTTCCAGATCCAGGTGGGCCTGCATTAACATTTTATCAAGTTATACCTCACTTGAATTTCTGAAACTATATTTAACGATTTCAAATATATACTGTAATTTCTTAAAGCAAGAATCTTAAATGGCCTAACCAAGCCAAATAAGGATACCCTACCCCACTAACTTGTCAGTACTTGGAACATTGGTGCAAGACATATGGAAgcatatcaaattaaaatagtagCCTAAGTGCAGCACAGAGGAACAATACAAATCTAAGAGCTACTCATCAATTGAAACAGGAGCtatcacttcacaaaatattggTTCAATTTGAAAGTTTATGGAAGACATGGAAGTATTGTGTTTCACTCTTGTTTtttcaaacaataaataaaaagaaaagcattAAAAAAGGAGAATGAGGATCCATTATGGGTGAAACCTCCCTGTTATAATAGGATTATTGAAATATACACATTAAATTTCCCATCTTAACTCTTGTGACATAAACAGATTCAATTTGAAAGTTCAACAGGGCAACTCAATTTCGCTTTTCATTTTTCTGTCTGCAAATAGAACATGTAGGTGTCAGAAAATGACCAGTCTTGCATTAATAGGGAAAAGTTGCTAGCAATTAAAGATGAAAACACGCTGAGAAAGCATGGGTTCTACAGTGGAGTACAATTCTAAATGATAATCAAGTGAGTATAAAGTCCTAGAGACAAAACCAACAGCACTTGATTGAAACCgaatcaaaaaaagaaaaaaaaaaccaccacaGACTAGCATCTTTCCACCGATGGTACACAAGACAAATCTACAAACTAATGTTAGCATGAATGTAAAAATACACTGAATTTCAACAGGAAgttataaacaaatttaaactaGTTCATTATCCAATCACACGATAAGAAATTCTTTGCCACAAATGTACAGGTCTCTATTGTCTAAAAGCAAACCCACACAGCTCAAGTCAGTTACGTTACTTAGTCTGAAAATTATCAAGCCTGAAAGAACACACGCACAAACCTCTCTAAGGGATGGACGCGTGCAGAATTTAGATTCACAATTAGAGAATCATATTCAAATAACAGGTACTAATCAGTTAACAAGCATGAATCAGAACTACTTGGGGTTCAAACACCGATACCCAGCCAGTCAATAACTTCAAAGAATAAGACCAACAAGCACATACTCCTAAAATCCTTCAAaagaagtttaaaaaaaatcacccgaaaaaaacaacaaaaaatccaTTTACCGAAAAGCAAATTGTCTCTCATTTTCTCCTCCAGTAACTGAAGAACCCAGTACATCGTTCCAGTGTATCTCCATCCTCAACAGTAGAGCCAAAAATCACATAAATTTCTCAGCATTTTCCCTATGACTCAAGCAACAGCAAACACAACCGAAGGAAACCCTAAAAACCGCATCTACAACATTCGAACGCAACGCGTGCGAAAGCATCAAACTATATAACACAAGCATTTTCGAATTTTCGGATCTGAATTAGCAGCGAGCACAAAACTGACAACTTTAtgtcaaattttcttttatttaaaatatatatagagagagat belongs to Glycine soja cultivar W05 chromosome 5, ASM419377v2, whole genome shotgun sequence and includes:
- the LOC114412040 gene encoding cyclin-dependent kinase G-2-like isoform X1 produces the protein MAAGRKSVSLRREFCKYGSTKGFDHHTNGSFGVEVGGSRNHHFACSGETRFHVEKEEGEICVEHELAPVVPPPEKRRKFSPIIWDLAEKEERVSSKSGILQIAALSPPCPFLSSSPGANGVDCGDVMEEPLTDSGSYPHDLEEDKDVQGWTITKSRWACDVRPSPRGADDEQKHGKVSSSPEIGEFHGGGTSESTITRSSGSSGRDHYLGASSDDTDSEKDFLMDSMVNVEEQSDDGDSPSDSDECGGLMHVLRNINMLQSCRSVCEFEMIKKINEGTYGVVYKARDKKTGELVALKKVKMNIERDGFPMSSLREINILLSFNHPSIVNVKEVVVDDFDGTFMVMEHMEYDLKGLMEVKKHPFSMSEIKSLVRQLLEGVKYLHDNWVIHRDLKSSNILLNHDGELKICDFGLSRQYGSPLKPYTPVVVTLWYRAPELLLGAKEYSTAIDMWSVGCIMAELIAKEPLFRGKSELEQLDKIFRTLGTPDEKIWPGLSKLPGAKANFVKQLFNTLRKKFPAASFIGLPVLSELGFDLLQQLLTYDPEKRITAEDALLHDWFHEAPLPKSDFKPIFPSWQ
- the LOC114412040 gene encoding cyclin-dependent kinase G-2-like isoform X2, which encodes MEEPLTDSGSYPHDLEEDKDVQGWTITKSRWACDVRPSPRGADDEQKHGKVSSSPEIGEFHGGGTSESTITRSSGSSGRDHYLGASSDDTDSEKDFLMDSMVNVEEQSDDGDSPSDSDECGGLMHVLRNINMLQSCRSVCEFEMIKKINEGTYGVVYKARDKKTGELVALKKVKMNIERDGFPMSSLREINILLSFNHPSIVNVKEVVVDDFDGTFMVMEHMEYDLKGLMEVKKHPFSMSEIKSLVRQLLEGVKYLHDNWVIHRDLKSSNILLNHDGELKICDFGLSRQYGSPLKPYTPVVVTLWYRAPELLLGAKEYSTAIDMWSVGCIMAELIAKEPLFRGKSELEQLDKIFRTLGTPDEKIWPGLSKLPGAKANFVKQLFNTLRKKFPAASFIGLPVLSELGFDLLQQLLTYDPEKRITAEDALLHDWFHEAPLPKSDFKPIFPSWQ
- the LOC114412042 gene encoding adenylate kinase 4: MANTNLEDVPSLDLMTELLRRLKCSSKPDKRLILIGPPGSGKGTQSPIIKDEYCLCHLATGDMLRAAVAAKTPLGVKAKEAMDKGELVSDDLVVGIIDEAMKKPSCQKGFILDGFPRTVVQAQKLDEMLQKQGVKVDKVLNFAIDDAILEERITGRWIHPSSGRTYHTKFSPPKVLGVDDVTGEPLIQRKDDTAAVLKSRLEAFHKQTEPVIDYYSKKGLVANLHAEKPPKEVTVEVEKVLS